The Leadbettera azotonutricia ZAS-9 genome has a window encoding:
- a CDS encoding V-type ATP synthase subunit I: MIVPMKKVSLVVMEKSREESLKKLRELGVVHLERKSVSSDTLSKLLDRKAKIESAFNILRPYEAKKKKSDQAPDQSNDSLSQNRRASDFVSPEDVPFSTEAVNGPENRDLVSIVLEQAEERKAYQDKATALNKEKSRIEAWGNFNPKDFEYLKDKGVSLFLYKLANKDFAALPKETRYIVLGADKASVYALVADSEINGEAPFALPEQSPKEIDGSLAEIRDELAEIERQLSSLSGRKAVIEKEEKTLLKQIEFETARAGMDVLADAPPESTVAWITGFVPQEDLGLLKRGASENGWALMADDPGPDDFVPTKLKNNKLVSLIYPLTDFLEVTPGYNEVDISGWFLLFFTVFFGMIFGDAGYGAIVLIAAIAGILKTAKKGVPPVLKLLLLLGLSNFVWGVLTCTWFALDVAVLPSFLKSISLPLISNVTSGRSAQDSQIVQQNLMIFCFSLALLQLSIGHIVAIFKGRNLKSLGDIGSMAMLVGMYFIVLSLIASNAARQIPMFMWAVYVFFAGFILNFVFANYDGSIGRSILESCKNIISVILGIANVFSDIMSYIRLWAVGLAGAAIASTVNAMAGPMLGHLILFIFGIALLVFGHGLNLVLNVLSVLVHAVRLNTLEFSGHAGLTWSGTAYKPFSEKGKK; the protein is encoded by the coding sequence ATGATAGTACCCATGAAAAAAGTTTCCCTTGTGGTCATGGAAAAGAGCCGGGAAGAATCCTTGAAAAAACTCCGCGAACTTGGGGTGGTGCATCTTGAAAGAAAGTCCGTCTCCTCAGATACCCTGAGCAAACTCCTTGACCGCAAAGCCAAGATAGAAAGCGCCTTTAATATACTCAGGCCTTACGAGGCAAAAAAGAAAAAGAGCGACCAGGCCCCGGATCAATCCAACGACAGCCTGTCCCAAAATCGCAGAGCAAGCGATTTTGTCAGCCCCGAAGACGTTCCCTTTTCGACAGAAGCGGTGAACGGTCCTGAAAACCGGGATTTGGTTTCCATTGTATTGGAGCAGGCCGAGGAACGGAAAGCATATCAGGATAAGGCAACAGCCCTTAATAAAGAAAAAAGCCGCATCGAGGCCTGGGGCAATTTCAATCCAAAAGATTTTGAGTACCTCAAAGACAAGGGCGTCAGCCTTTTCCTCTATAAATTGGCAAATAAAGATTTTGCCGCCCTTCCCAAAGAAACCCGCTATATTGTGCTGGGTGCCGACAAGGCTTCGGTCTATGCGCTTGTGGCGGACTCCGAAATAAACGGCGAAGCCCCCTTTGCGCTGCCCGAACAATCCCCCAAAGAAATCGACGGCTCTCTGGCGGAAATCCGCGACGAGCTTGCGGAAATCGAACGCCAGCTTTCGTCCCTCTCAGGGAGGAAGGCTGTCATCGAGAAGGAAGAGAAAACCCTCCTCAAGCAGATTGAATTTGAAACAGCCCGTGCAGGCATGGATGTGCTTGCCGATGCTCCCCCTGAATCCACAGTGGCATGGATCACTGGCTTTGTGCCCCAGGAAGATCTTGGCCTTCTCAAACGGGGGGCTTCCGAAAACGGCTGGGCTCTTATGGCTGACGATCCGGGGCCTGACGATTTTGTGCCCACCAAGCTCAAGAACAACAAGCTGGTAAGCCTCATCTATCCCCTTACGGACTTCCTCGAAGTAACCCCGGGTTATAACGAGGTGGATATCTCCGGATGGTTCCTGCTTTTCTTCACTGTTTTCTTCGGCATGATCTTCGGCGACGCCGGATACGGCGCTATAGTCCTGATTGCCGCAATTGCAGGCATCCTAAAAACCGCAAAGAAAGGCGTACCCCCGGTGCTTAAGCTTCTCCTTCTTTTGGGGCTTTCGAATTTTGTGTGGGGTGTTCTTACCTGTACCTGGTTCGCTCTTGATGTCGCCGTGCTGCCTTCTTTTCTAAAGAGTATATCCCTGCCCCTTATTTCCAATGTTACTTCGGGGCGATCAGCTCAGGACAGCCAAATTGTGCAGCAGAACCTGATGATCTTCTGTTTCAGCCTTGCGCTGCTGCAGCTTTCCATCGGGCACATTGTTGCTATCTTCAAGGGCAGGAACTTAAAATCCCTTGGCGATATAGGTTCCATGGCCATGCTGGTGGGCATGTATTTTATCGTGCTGTCCCTTATCGCAAGCAATGCGGCACGTCAAATACCCATGTTTATGTGGGCGGTTTATGTGTTTTTTGCTGGTTTTATCCTGAATTTCGTGTTTGCCAATTATGACGGAAGCATAGGGCGGTCCATACTGGAAAGTTGCAAGAACATTATTTCGGTGATCCTCGGCATTGCCAACGTGTTCTCCGATATCATGTCCTATATCAGGCTTTGGGCAGTCGGTCTTGCAGGGGCTGCGATTGCCTCTACCGTGAATGCCATGGCCGGCCCCATGCTTGGCCATTTGATACTGTTCATTTTCGGGATAGCCCTTCTGGTCTTTGGGCATGGCCTTAACCTTGTCCTGAACGTGCTTTCCGTGCTGGTTCATGCGGTTCGTCTTAACACCCTTGAATTTTCAGGCCACGCAGGATTGACTTGGTCCGGCACAGCGTATAAACCCTTTTCTGAAAAGGGAAAAAAATAA
- a CDS encoding V-type ATP synthase subunit D, whose translation MAKIKLTKNELKKQKDSLKMYQRYLPTLMLKKQQLQAEIRGTEIRIKELHEDKERFDEAFKSWIAVFGEKGIFTPAILRITKIKTSQGNIAGVAIPIFEGAEFESAAYDLLKTPLWLDLAVEKMKQVFLLDLEAQVVEEQRKRLDHELRITTQRVNLFEKIKIPETKGSIKKIQVYLGDQQTSAVVRGKIAKRGLARAAEAAKGGV comes from the coding sequence ATGGCAAAGATCAAGCTCACCAAAAATGAGCTCAAGAAACAAAAAGATTCCCTCAAGATGTACCAGCGATACCTCCCTACCCTGATGCTCAAAAAGCAGCAGCTTCAGGCCGAGATTCGGGGCACCGAGATACGCATCAAGGAACTCCACGAAGATAAGGAACGCTTTGACGAAGCCTTTAAATCGTGGATTGCCGTTTTTGGGGAAAAGGGGATTTTTACCCCTGCCATACTCAGGATAACCAAGATTAAAACCAGCCAGGGGAACATAGCCGGCGTGGCTATTCCCATTTTCGAAGGCGCCGAATTTGAATCCGCCGCCTACGATCTTCTCAAGACCCCCCTCTGGCTCGACCTTGCCGTGGAAAAAATGAAGCAGGTATTCCTCCTTGACCTTGAAGCGCAAGTGGTGGAAGAACAGCGCAAGCGCCTGGATCACGAACTGCGCATCACAACCCAGCGGGTCAACCTTTTCGAAAAGATCAAAATCCCCGAGACCAAGGGGAGCATCAAGAAGATCCAGGTCTATCTTGGAGACCAGCAAACCTCCGCAGTAGTCCGGGGCAAGATCGCCAAACGCGGCCTTGCCAGGGCGGCTGAAGCAGCCAAGGGAGGGGTATAA
- a CDS encoding V-type ATP synthase subunit B, translated as MKKVYSKIESITGSVITVKAEGVRYGDLAEVDTVFGTSLAEVNRLENDIVSLQVFAGGRGISTGDTVRFLGHPMEVSFSENLMGRVFSGSGSPRDKGPALTENLITIGGPSVNPAMRIIPRSMIRTGIPMIDLFNTLVVSQKLPIFSVSGEPYNELLARIAMQAEVDVIILGGMGLKYDDYLFFKDTLEEGGALSRTVMFVHTASDPTVECLMIPDMSLAVAEQFALQGKDVLVLLTDMTNFADAMKEISIIQEQVPSNRGYPGDLYSQLASRYEKAVDFETAGSITILGVTTMPGDDVTHPVPDNTGYITEGQYYLKNGRIEPFGSLSRLKQQVNGKTRADHRALMDGMIKLYSAYKDTLEKKAMGFIMTAWDDKLLKYGDLFEKQMMDLSVNIPLEKALDLGWEIMASCFSPEETGLRTELISKFWPKKD; from the coding sequence ATGAAAAAGGTATATAGCAAGATAGAATCCATCACCGGAAGCGTTATCACGGTAAAAGCCGAAGGGGTGCGCTACGGCGACCTTGCGGAAGTGGATACGGTTTTCGGCACCTCCCTTGCGGAAGTGAACCGTCTGGAAAACGATATTGTTTCCCTCCAGGTGTTCGCTGGCGGCCGGGGTATTTCGACCGGCGATACTGTCCGTTTCCTTGGCCATCCCATGGAGGTCTCCTTTTCCGAAAACCTCATGGGCCGGGTCTTCTCAGGTTCGGGCTCTCCCCGGGACAAGGGGCCTGCCCTCACCGAAAACCTCATCACCATCGGGGGGCCGTCGGTTAACCCGGCTATGCGTATTATTCCCCGCAGCATGATACGTACCGGTATCCCCATGATCGACCTTTTCAACACCCTGGTGGTTTCGCAGAAGCTCCCTATCTTCTCGGTTTCGGGCGAACCCTACAACGAGCTTCTTGCCCGTATCGCCATGCAGGCCGAGGTCGATGTCATCATCCTGGGGGGCATGGGCCTTAAATACGACGACTATCTTTTCTTTAAGGATACCCTCGAAGAAGGGGGCGCCCTTTCCCGCACGGTCATGTTCGTCCATACCGCTTCCGACCCCACGGTCGAATGCCTCATGATCCCCGATATGAGCCTTGCGGTTGCAGAGCAGTTTGCCTTGCAGGGCAAGGACGTGCTGGTGCTCCTCACCGATATGACCAACTTTGCCGATGCCATGAAGGAAATCTCCATCATTCAGGAACAGGTTCCTTCCAACCGCGGCTACCCCGGCGACCTATACAGCCAGCTTGCAAGCCGCTACGAAAAGGCCGTTGACTTCGAGACGGCAGGCTCCATCACCATCCTTGGCGTTACCACCATGCCCGGTGACGACGTAACCCACCCGGTGCCTGACAATACCGGGTACATCACCGAAGGCCAGTACTACCTCAAGAACGGGCGCATCGAGCCCTTTGGCTCCCTCTCCCGCCTTAAGCAGCAGGTCAACGGCAAAACCCGCGCGGACCACCGTGCCCTCATGGACGGCATGATCAAGCTCTATTCGGCCTACAAGGACACCCTCGAAAAGAAGGCCATGGGCTTTATCATGACTGCCTGGGACGACAAGCTTCTTAAATACGGGGACCTTTTCGAAAAGCAGATGATGGACCTTTCGGTGAATATCCCCCTTGAAAAAGCCCTGGATCTTGGCTGGGAAATCATGGCCTCCTGTTTCAGCCCTGAAGAAACAGGACTCCGCACCGAGCTGATTTCCAAGTTCTGGCCTAAAAAGGACTGA
- a CDS encoding V-type ATP synthase subunit A: protein MIDTKGTVVAVNGNMVSVRFDGAVSMNEVGYVKVGGKKLKSEVIRIRGDISQLQVFEITKGITVGDEVEYSGDMLAVEVGPGLLGQVYDGLQNPLPQLAAQTGSFLERGVYLDALPTDKEWAFTPVAKVGDKVERADTLGTVPEAAFTHRIMVPFGLYGTYTISSIKSAGSYKIRDTIAELKDEKGNIVPVALSFRWPVKRPVDCYEERLKPVDPMVTRVRLIDTFFPVARGGTYCIPGPFGAGKTVLQQITSRHADVDIVILAACGERAGEVVETLKEFPELTDPRTGRSLMERTIIICNTSSMPVAAREASVYTAVTLAEYYRQMGLHVLLLADSTSRWAQAMREMSGRLEEIPGEEAFPAYLESTIASFYERAGLVRLKDGSLGSVTVGGTVSPAGGNFEEPVTQATLKVVGAFHGLSRERSDARKYPAIHPLDSWSKYKGIIPAEKVAYAHGFMRRGSEVEQMMKVVGEEGTSLDDYVVYLKGDFLDSVYFQQNSFDAVDAAVSPERQAYTFGIILKILASKFTFDDKNEARSWFNKLRQKFLDYNGSEWKSERFASLEKEIESTVAERSKGVDKAAEKVLA, encoded by the coding sequence ATGATCGATACTAAAGGTACTGTAGTCGCCGTTAACGGCAATATGGTGAGCGTCCGATTCGACGGCGCTGTGTCCATGAACGAAGTGGGTTACGTCAAGGTCGGGGGCAAGAAGCTTAAGAGCGAAGTCATCCGCATCCGGGGCGATATTTCCCAGCTTCAGGTTTTCGAAATCACCAAGGGGATTACCGTTGGCGACGAAGTGGAATATTCCGGGGACATGCTTGCAGTGGAAGTAGGGCCAGGGCTTTTGGGCCAGGTTTACGACGGCCTCCAGAACCCCCTTCCCCAGCTTGCCGCACAGACGGGCAGCTTCCTTGAACGGGGCGTGTACCTCGATGCCCTTCCCACTGACAAAGAATGGGCCTTTACCCCGGTTGCCAAGGTGGGCGATAAGGTTGAACGGGCAGATACCCTTGGGACAGTGCCCGAAGCCGCCTTTACCCACCGCATCATGGTGCCCTTCGGCCTCTATGGAACTTATACGATTTCTTCTATAAAGAGCGCCGGTTCCTATAAGATCAGGGATACCATCGCAGAACTCAAAGACGAAAAAGGCAATATCGTTCCTGTAGCCTTGAGTTTCCGCTGGCCTGTAAAACGTCCTGTGGACTGTTACGAAGAGCGGCTTAAGCCCGTTGACCCCATGGTTACCAGGGTGCGCCTTATCGACACCTTCTTCCCCGTGGCTCGGGGCGGTACCTATTGCATACCCGGACCTTTCGGCGCGGGCAAAACGGTTTTGCAGCAGATCACGAGCCGCCACGCAGACGTGGACATCGTGATCCTCGCGGCCTGCGGAGAGCGGGCAGGCGAGGTTGTAGAAACCCTCAAGGAATTCCCCGAACTCACAGACCCCAGGACAGGCCGCTCCCTTATGGAACGGACCATCATCATTTGCAATACCTCTTCCATGCCCGTTGCCGCCCGGGAAGCGTCGGTATATACCGCCGTAACCTTGGCCGAATACTACAGGCAGATGGGGCTTCATGTGCTCCTCTTGGCGGACTCAACCAGCCGCTGGGCCCAGGCCATGCGCGAAATGTCCGGCCGCCTGGAAGAAATCCCCGGCGAAGAAGCCTTCCCCGCCTACCTCGAATCCACGATTGCCAGCTTCTACGAACGGGCGGGCCTTGTGCGGCTCAAGGACGGTTCCCTGGGTTCCGTTACGGTGGGCGGCACGGTTTCCCCTGCGGGCGGCAACTTCGAAGAGCCTGTAACCCAGGCCACCTTGAAAGTCGTCGGCGCCTTCCACGGCCTTTCCCGGGAGCGTTCGGACGCCCGCAAGTATCCTGCCATCCACCCCCTCGATTCATGGTCAAAATACAAGGGCATTATCCCTGCTGAAAAAGTAGCTTATGCCCACGGCTTTATGAGGCGGGGCAGCGAAGTTGAGCAAATGATGAAGGTTGTCGGCGAAGAAGGCACGAGTCTCGACGACTACGTGGTCTACCTCAAGGGCGACTTCCTCGATTCCGTCTACTTCCAGCAGAACTCCTTTGACGCCGTTGACGCTGCGGTAAGTCCCGAGAGGCAGGCCTATACCTTCGGTATTATCCTTAAGATACTGGCGTCTAAATTCACCTTTGACGATAAAAACGAAGCCCGTTCATGGTTCAACAAGCTGAGGCAGAAATTCCTGGATTACAATGGCTCAGAATGGAAGAGCGAGCGTTTTGCTTCCCTGGAAAAAGAGATTGAATCCACCGTGGCCGAGCGTTCCAAGGGTGTCGATAAAGCCGCTGAGAAAGTTTTGGCGTAG
- a CDS encoding ATP synthase subunit E, whose translation MEIQVQELIDKIKKDGIESASEEAAKVKKDAQAEAAKIVEAARKEAADIIAKGKQDAERSEKAGVAALEQASRNLVLAFKGEIQTLLDKIVAQATAAAYGEDTLKVALPELLKAWAAKGGNVDVLLPEGDMKKLEAWFSKQLAADLKKGVELKADRNLGAGFRIANKDGSAYYDFSAEAVAELLSSYLNPRLAEILKTAAKGI comes from the coding sequence ATGGAAATCCAAGTTCAGGAACTAATCGACAAAATCAAAAAGGACGGGATTGAGTCCGCCTCTGAAGAGGCTGCCAAGGTCAAAAAGGACGCCCAGGCTGAAGCTGCCAAAATCGTGGAGGCTGCCAGGAAAGAGGCTGCTGACATCATTGCCAAGGGCAAGCAGGACGCCGAAAGGTCCGAGAAGGCCGGTGTTGCGGCTCTGGAACAGGCTTCGCGCAACCTCGTCCTTGCGTTCAAGGGTGAAATCCAGACCCTTTTGGACAAGATAGTCGCCCAGGCGACCGCCGCAGCCTATGGGGAAGACACCCTCAAAGTGGCTCTGCCGGAACTGCTCAAAGCATGGGCAGCCAAGGGCGGCAATGTGGATGTTCTCCTCCCCGAAGGGGATATGAAAAAGCTTGAAGCCTGGTTCAGCAAACAGCTTGCTGCGGATCTCAAGAAGGGCGTGGAGCTCAAGGCCGACAGGAATCTCGGTGCGGGTTTCCGCATTGCCAATAAAGATGGCTCGGCTTACTACGATTTTTCTGCCGAGGCTGTGGCGGAGCTTCTCTCATCCTACCTTAACCCCAGGCTGGCGGAAATTTTAAAAACCGCTGCCAAAGGAATATAG
- a CDS encoding aldose epimerase family protein, whose translation MKVIKKTFGMLSDGQKVHLYTLRAGDLSLSISTLGATWTSLIVPSRKTGKEDILLGYSTLSGYTGVNPYMGATIGRVGNRVGNGVFSLGGVNYKLYKNDGAHSLHGGRHGFDKQVWDAEAYEERDGIFIRFQLESPDGDEGYPGKLKASVSYGLSKSNELIVDYEAKVDAPCPINLTNHSYFNLAGEGKGDILSHELTLNSSAYVGVNDVLIPTGKLVPVDGGPFDFRARKPVNRDLAAAGGGYDHCFVVDGKAGELRPCAEVFEATSGRTMKLSTTQPGVQFYTGNFLAGNSGKLGSVYNKHYGFCLETQHFPDSPNHSEFPSAIFGPDRDYHEKAVFGFLW comes from the coding sequence ATGAAAGTGATCAAGAAAACCTTCGGCATGCTGTCGGATGGGCAGAAAGTCCATCTCTATACCTTAAGGGCAGGGGACCTTTCCCTTTCCATTTCGACCCTGGGGGCAACCTGGACTTCCCTTATAGTGCCTTCCCGCAAAACCGGAAAGGAAGACATACTCCTGGGCTATTCGACTCTCTCGGGCTATACGGGCGTGAATCCCTACATGGGGGCTACCATAGGCCGGGTGGGCAACCGCGTCGGGAACGGCGTGTTCTCCCTGGGCGGGGTGAACTACAAGCTTTACAAGAATGATGGCGCCCATTCCCTTCATGGCGGACGCCACGGCTTTGACAAACAGGTCTGGGACGCCGAGGCTTACGAGGAGCGGGATGGCATTTTTATCCGCTTCCAGCTTGAAAGCCCCGACGGTGACGAAGGATACCCGGGCAAGCTCAAGGCTTCGGTGAGTTACGGCCTTTCCAAATCCAACGAGCTTATCGTGGATTATGAGGCCAAGGTCGATGCCCCTTGCCCTATCAATCTGACTAACCACTCCTACTTCAACCTTGCAGGGGAAGGGAAGGGGGACATACTTTCCCATGAGCTGACCCTCAATTCCTCAGCCTATGTGGGGGTAAACGATGTACTGATTCCTACGGGGAAGCTTGTCCCCGTGGATGGCGGGCCCTTTGACTTCCGCGCCCGCAAGCCGGTGAACCGCGATTTGGCCGCTGCAGGCGGAGGCTACGATCATTGTTTCGTGGTGGACGGGAAGGCTGGCGAATTAAGGCCCTGCGCCGAGGTGTTCGAGGCCACATCGGGCAGAACGATGAAGCTTTCGACTACCCAGCCGGGGGTGCAGTTCTACACGGGGAATTTCCTCGCCGGCAACAGCGGCAAACTGGGATCGGTTTACAACAAGCACTATGGGTTCTGCCTCGAAACCCAGCATTTCCCTGATTCCCCTAACCACAGCGAATTCCCCTCGGCTATCTTTGGACCTGACAGGGACTACCACGAAAAGGCGGTTTTTGGTTTTTTATGGTAG
- a CDS encoding J domain-containing protein, translating to MGLMDRLGNVIKSYLNNDDEKIFGSARGERRPSHDPDLDAAFDELNDFLNNDKARDEPGPEPHAPPHGPETSNGTIPEELRQDFAELGVAFGASGTECKDAYKKLLKIHHPDRHAGHEGNMKKATERTARINAAYDRIEKWRKG from the coding sequence ATGGGCCTCATGGATCGCCTCGGCAATGTAATTAAGAGCTATCTCAATAACGATGACGAGAAAATATTCGGTTCAGCCAGGGGGGAGAGGCGCCCTTCCCATGACCCGGATCTGGACGCGGCTTTCGACGAATTGAATGATTTCCTCAATAATGACAAGGCAAGAGATGAGCCGGGGCCTGAACCGCATGCCCCTCCTCACGGGCCTGAAACCTCAAACGGTACCATCCCCGAGGAACTGCGGCAGGATTTTGCGGAGCTTGGCGTGGCTTTTGGGGCTTCCGGGACAGAGTGCAAAGATGCCTATAAAAAGCTGCTCAAGATACATCATCCGGATCGCCATGCAGGGCACGAAGGCAATATGAAGAAAGCAACGGAAAGAACCGCCCGTATCAATGCTGCCTACGACCGCATTGAAAAATGGCGGAAAGGATAA
- a CDS encoding Gfo/Idh/MocA family protein: MEKVKLAIVGAGTWGTTHAGIFKEHPLSETLAICDANKAKAEAVAKQYGIPKVYTRVEDMLKETPCDAVSIVTPDHLHADIAIACANAGKHLLIEKPLATTRDDVHRMVEAINKNKVRAMVDLHNRWNPPFALAKDAVDRGELGKLRNGYFRLNDIKWVATDLLPWAASSSILWFLGSHSLDTLNWLFASKVKRVYSVANRGVLKELGVDTVDTYLTTLEYENGCIAQMENGWVTPNGNVNVNDMKCTILGDKGMVSIDTSNHNLIQQYSDEKAQVPDVLVRNTVHGRVKGFAYESIRSFVDKLATDEDFIVSLEDSANVSLVILAIMESAEKRMPVEVEY; this comes from the coding sequence ATGGAAAAGGTAAAATTAGCCATCGTCGGCGCAGGCACCTGGGGCACAACCCATGCAGGCATCTTCAAGGAACACCCCCTGTCGGAAACCCTGGCAATCTGCGACGCCAACAAGGCCAAGGCCGAAGCAGTGGCAAAGCAGTACGGCATACCCAAGGTCTACACCAGGGTCGAGGACATGCTGAAGGAAACCCCCTGCGACGCGGTTTCCATAGTAACCCCCGACCACCTCCACGCCGACATAGCCATCGCCTGCGCCAATGCGGGGAAGCATCTCCTCATCGAAAAGCCCCTGGCAACCACCAGGGACGATGTGCACCGCATGGTAGAAGCTATCAATAAAAACAAAGTGCGGGCCATGGTGGATCTTCACAACCGCTGGAACCCTCCTTTTGCTTTGGCAAAAGACGCGGTGGATCGCGGGGAGCTGGGGAAACTCAGGAACGGCTATTTCCGCCTCAACGACATCAAATGGGTGGCAACGGATCTCCTGCCCTGGGCTGCGTCTTCTTCCATACTCTGGTTTTTGGGGAGCCACAGCCTGGACACCCTGAACTGGCTTTTTGCGAGCAAGGTCAAGCGGGTCTACTCGGTTGCCAACCGGGGCGTCCTTAAAGAACTGGGCGTGGACACCGTTGACACATACCTCACCACCCTTGAATACGAAAACGGCTGCATAGCCCAGATGGAAAACGGCTGGGTCACCCCCAACGGCAATGTCAACGTGAACGACATGAAGTGCACCATACTCGGGGACAAGGGCATGGTTTCCATAGACACCAGCAACCACAACCTGATCCAGCAGTACAGCGACGAGAAGGCCCAGGTTCCCGATGTGCTGGTGCGCAACACAGTCCACGGCAGGGTAAAAGGTTTTGCCTACGAAAGCATACGCAGTTTTGTTGACAAGCTTGCCACAGACGAGGACTTCATTGTGAGCCTTGAAGACTCGGCCAATGTAAGCCTTGTAATACTGGCGATCATGGAATCTGCGGAAAAAAGAATGCCTGTGGAAGTGGAGTACTAA
- a CDS encoding PfkB family carbohydrate kinase gives MKSTLVIGSTVVDVLLNLPHLPVRGEDINLQAVSHRIGGCAWNTAWMLRLFDIPHTLCSPVGTGMYGRFVEERFFKEGIKPFAKVPEENGCCFCLIEEDGERTFLSRHGAEYLFSKKWMNNIDYPGVDSIFICGIEVEDPTGSEIVDFVRDHPDLKLFFAPGPRIMNISSDRMEELFSCHPILHLNEREALLFTGKSYIESAADVLAAKTQNAIVVTLGDKGAWYMDKGESKGHASAPFPAKVKDTIGAGDAHFGALIACLKQGKTLGEAVEIANRIGAAVVEVSGATLGREEFSKIL, from the coding sequence GTGAAATCCACCCTGGTCATAGGCTCCACCGTAGTTGATGTGCTCCTCAATCTGCCTCATTTACCCGTGCGGGGGGAGGACATCAATCTTCAAGCTGTATCACACCGTATAGGCGGCTGCGCCTGGAACACCGCCTGGATGCTCAGGCTTTTTGATATTCCCCACACACTCTGTTCACCAGTGGGAACCGGCATGTACGGGCGCTTTGTAGAAGAGCGCTTTTTTAAAGAAGGCATTAAACCTTTTGCAAAAGTACCCGAAGAAAACGGCTGCTGCTTCTGTTTGATAGAAGAAGACGGCGAACGCACTTTTTTATCCCGTCATGGCGCTGAGTATCTTTTTTCAAAAAAGTGGATGAATAACATTGATTACCCTGGGGTGGACAGTATTTTTATCTGCGGTATCGAAGTGGAAGATCCCACAGGCAGCGAAATCGTTGACTTTGTGCGTGATCATCCTGATCTGAAACTTTTTTTTGCCCCCGGTCCGCGGATTATGAACATAAGCAGCGACAGAATGGAGGAACTTTTTTCGTGCCATCCAATTCTGCACCTCAACGAAAGGGAAGCTTTGCTGTTTACCGGAAAAAGTTATATCGAAAGCGCTGCCGATGTTCTTGCCGCAAAAACACAAAACGCCATTGTTGTTACCCTGGGCGATAAGGGCGCGTGGTACATGGACAAGGGCGAGTCCAAAGGCCATGCTTCGGCCCCCTTCCCAGCCAAAGTGAAAGACACCATAGGCGCAGGGGATGCCCACTTCGGCGCCCTCATTGCCTGCCTCAAGCAGGGCAAGACTCTTGGCGAGGCAGTTGAAATCGCCAACAGGATAGGCGCCGCTGTGGTTGAGGTTTCAGGGGCTACATTGGGCAGGGAAGAATTTTCAAAGATTCTTTAG